Sequence from the Arvicola amphibius chromosome 3, mArvAmp1.2, whole genome shotgun sequence genome:
AGAGCCAACGCGGTGTCCAGCCTGTGGGCCGGCTGGATGTGTGGTCTGCAAAAAGATGTTCATGTCCAACATCTCTGGGAGCCAGGACCAGGATCTGCTCTGGAGAAAGGTGAAGAGGGCAGAAAGGCCCCTCCGTCTCGTCACTGATGGCTGACACTAGAGACACCTGGAACAAGCAAGCGCTATGGAGAAGAGTGGGCTCAGTCCTCCCTCTGCCATTCTGTGTGGGTGTTCTCGCTGAAAGCAGTCCCAGGTGGAGCATAGGAACCTGACTGAAGCCTGCAGCACCTCATACCTCATAcctggcctccaagcaggtcAGCTCCCTCAACAGGGCTCCTTGCTTGGCAAGCTGCTTCCTCAGCATGCTGAACCCCTCAGCAGGCTGAACCCCTCAGCAGGCCTCATGGGACCACATCACTGAGCATTTTTCTGGGAATCAAAGTGGTAAGTTCTCAGGCACCTAGCCAAGCCAGGTAAGCTTTCACAAGACCAGAGTGTAATAAAAGAAGTCAGAGCTTGTCAAGAAGCTCAGAGAATCACCAAGAAACAGAGCATGCACTACAGCTGTTCGGGGCtcctcagcactcagggagggaCAGGGCCTGCAGGTGGTGGACCGCCTGTTGGAACTGAGTCTCCAGTCTCTGCCACCGCATTTGTGCCACGGTCCACCTTGTTCTTCTAACGTTGCACACTCCACGTGATGGTGAATAACACAATGTCCTCTTGCTGCTGGAGGGCAGAGCTACAGGAGGCCTCACCCTCTATAAAGGCGCTATCGGGGTCCCCCTTGGTGCACCCCGCTCCTGGAATCTGGAGCACCTGGCTTGTGGGTGCTGTGCTCATCCATGCCACCTTCCCCTGGGGGTATGTTATTAGATTTGACTTCCCCTGTCCTAAAGTGACCTCATTTAACTTAACAAATACTGGTGTTTATTTAGAAAGGTGCTGTTCCCAAAGAGTCATGTGGTTTCAGGTGGACTTGAGTTTGAGGGAACTGTGCAACTCGGTACAGACACCAACCCACCATCCTCTGCCATCGCCACCATCCACAAACTAGacatacacaagcacacgcacAGAGGAAGCGTGCAGGCACACGCATGCATGCTGTGGAATCATCTTTCCATGCACTGTGAAGATGTCACTCTCATcggcttaataaaaagctgaatggcccaCAGCTctttagaaacaagcctaagctatcggctgagctttcagagttaaaaagaagtctccgtgtcattatcgGGGAGCCACTGGTCCCAACGAAAAAGTCCTACCACGCATGTATGTTCatgaatatgcatgcatacacgttAACAGAGTAGAgtcatgaatatatacatacatgcttatgtgcacatatatacagaaagCAAGCATTTGAacatatgttcatatacatatgcatctgTACATGTCAACAGAGTACaattacaaacatacatgcatgtttctgtgtCCATATACACATCCACATGAAAGTGAACATCCATGATCATATTCATTATATGTAAATAACCTGAGTATATGCATGTgcttatgaatatatacatatgtacatgtccAGAGAGAGCTGCTGAACTTATCATATACTCAAGTGAACACATATGTAAATgccaacagaaagcaagcttgtgagtacacacatactcatgacTGCTGAACTCAATCACATCTGAAGTTCTTTATCTAGCTGCTGCTTATAGACCACCTTCTGAACAGAACTGGGAACCGGACCAGGACCTGGAGCTCGGGGCCAAACAGGGCTCTCTGAGGCCCCTCTAGCACATACATGGCTCTGCAACTGGGAAGGGTGAGCAACTGTCATGTGTGCTGTTCAGTCTCATGAACAAATGTGCTAGTACATTCTCCCTGCCTCGTCCCTGAAGCTCTAAGCAGCCTCTGGCACCCTGGCAAGTTCAGGGCAGATAGCACTTAAAACCCCCTTGAATAGAAGGTGGCACTGGCTCATATATGATCACAGTTGTCACCCTCGATCCTGCCCAGTCTGTGGCAAGCAGGCAGTGTTCCATGGTGACACACCCTCACTGGCCCTCCTCTCCCCCCTGCTACAGCACCATCCAGTCCGGTGAGGGAGGTGATCCTTTCACCTCAGGCTGTCTGAGCAACAGAGAAATCTAGCCTGCAGTTCAGCCCTGAAGTGAACTGGAAACACTCCTTTCCTGCCCGGGCTCTGGTTACCACTGTGAGGAAAGAGAACTCTAAAGTAGCCTGAGGATTACATGGGGTAACAGCCGCCAGACTCTCACGGTGCCAGGCAAAGGGTGACGGGTGCCACTGGTTCTGCCGCTGTGACAAGAGTTAGTGAGACAGTCTCAAGGATTCTGAGCAGTTGGTAGCAACACTCAGTCTCCTCAAAGCCCTATCAGAGCTGAGTATCTGCCTCATAAGCCAggagctgagactaggtccaaagtcagcaggcagaggcatTAGGGTCAGTAGTAAAGTTCAGGTCCAATTGTATGGGCTTTAAAGGATCTCATGGAGACGGAGAAGCTGGACCCCAAACTGTGCCCACTCAGGCAATCCCTCGGCAGGTCGGCATAGGAACCGGACTGCACACCAACAGACTCATGGTTAATTTGGGAGTCAAGTGTTTCCATTTCAGCTCCTGGGAACACCTGCTGTGCCTGTTTGCAGCAGGGGTGAACTGCTCTTTATTTTGCTGACCTGGGAAAGCCCTACAGGCAGCATGCAGACACTCTGGAGAGAGACAAGGAAGTCTGAGGAAGCCCAGCCCTCCCTGCcagccacacatgtgcacagcagcCCGCCTAGGTTTATCACATCCTTTCTACACTCCAGAGCATAAGCAAACCCTGTGCTGGAACCGCGCATGAGCAGGAACATGCCTACAAGCAGGAGTCTGTCCCTGTAGAATGGCCAATCTGTGTGAACAGAACTGCGCAGATAGCAGCCTGGCCCAGGAAAGGCCTATAGTTGGCCCTTGGATTCCACCAGCTCCTCCCACAAGCCTAAATGTTTACAGTGACATACATGTCTGCATCCCGTCTCTGTGTTTACCATGCGTGTACCAAAAGAAATGACCCAATGTATGGCTTTTCAAACTGTTTTCAAATCAGTAATGGCAGAGCCTGTATATCAGGTCTTACCGGTGTTTGGGGCgagggtgggggggtggggggagaatggAGCTTTGACATTCACTCACTTAGGGGGTGGGGTATGTGTGAGGAGAACACACCTCACCATCCAAGGAGGGAATTCAGTCCTTCACATGCATTTTTCCTTCTTCAGCATCAACGTGAGCATCCTGACCAGTGTGCTCTGCCCCCCCCTCCCCGGCTCCCTACTGCGCTCTGCTCAGTCCTAGCTGCCCAAACCAAGCTGGCTGCACCCTTCACTCATGACCTCATTTTCTGTGTGCAGTAATGAGGTTTTCACGCAGGTACCAGCGTGTCAAGGCCGTCTGCAAGGATCCTGAATTCTCAGGCTGTGACAACCACTGCCAACCACAGTATTTCCTCCCTCctagcaaacaaaagaaaaatagtgtcTCTCTACAGACATGCATTTTTGCTGTCCTCTGTCCAAACCTCTCAACTCCTGAGCCACCTGCCCTGGGAAGAACAAAGAACAAGACAGATAATGAGCAGGCTGTGTCCTCAGATGCAGCAACACAATGAGACTGGACACAGGCCACCAATGCCAGGCACTGCGTGGGCAAAGCTGCCAAGAGGGCATGGGGTGAACTGAGCGGTGGTCCCTCAGAAGTATGTCCACCTGAGGTCTATAAACATGACCTTACTTACAAAAAGTGTCTCTGCAAACATCATGTTAAAATCTAGGGGCTGGATTATACTATTATGACTGTAACAAATATATCTGTACAGCTGTGAGAAACAGacctcctctttttaaaaatctttgttacACATCACGAGGCGGGGAACTAGTTAACCAGAGCCTTGCAGCCTGCCTTACACATACAGCCACATGCACTGCCTGACCCTCCCCCAGCCCACAGGTCCCCTGAagggaagcagaagccacagCAACAGACAGCCCAGCTCAGCTTCCATGGTCAGGGGGTCCACCCACACTCCACAGCTGAGCAGCACTGCTCTATAGCACTTTCCAATACAGTGAGCATCTGTTCTTCAGCACATGCCTGTAAGAGACTGTGGGGAATGAGAGCGCCCAGCTGGATAGCTTTTCCTATCTACATACCTGAAAAAATTGAGGGAATTAACAGGTGACTGTTCACAGGATACACTGTTctcagaaataattacatggaatgAGCCATGTAAAACTTAAGACTTTATTCTATCTAGTTGAAACTCATGAAAACAATTGCATTCTTATGCACCACatctgaaaatgtaaaatataaaacccAGTTTTGTCTCATGATACTGTAACAGAACAGAGTACATAAGAAGAGAACGTCAAGTAGGATCCCAATCCCACGTCACATTTCAGCAAGGCTGTCTTCCTGCCTGCTTTCCCCAAAGGAAGAAGGGACCCCCCAAGGGTCTGTGAGCTGCAGGACAGCTGGGCAAGCTCTGCTCCTCCAGTCTGCGTCCCACAAGGTCAAGAGGATGGGAGCCAGAGGTAGGCGCGAGGCCAGTTCACGTGGCTGGAAGGCAGCGTCGGCAGGCACAGCTTCTCACTGATCAGTCCGGCAATTAAAGGGTGTGGGGTCTTCACACACTTAGGAGGGGGGGTGATCTTCCCCCCGAATGCTCCGGTACTTGGCCATGTCTTCTGGAAATACTTTAGAAAGTTCCTGAATCAGCAGGCTTTTAAATTTCTACAAACAAAAATagctttgtcaaaaaaaaatccaggttatAGACAACACAGCCCCTCCAAGGAGCCCACAGTCCCCAGTGCAACCCGAAGGGATGCAGCCAATCACTGGAGTGTCTGCAGTTAAGGTGTTTCAGAGAAAGAGTGCTCTGGAAGGGGACTAGGTTTTAAGACGACTCCTTCCCTCCAGCCAGGTGCTCCCTCCCAGAGAAGGTAACTTCTGCAGGGCTAACACTCAATGAAGCAGTTACTCACTGGAATCACACTGAGATCATGCACGTGTGCAAACACCTCTTGAAGCTTCCCCGAGCACAGGAATACATCATTTACTGCAAACACCACAGTTCTCCGCCACTCATAACATTAGTTCTACCCCCGTCTTAGAATCTGTCCAGTGCGCCTGCACCCCAAGCCTCCACTCTATGGGTCACAAGGTCAAAGTCAGGAAGACACACGCCGCTTCACTACAACGGAAAAACGTTCTCACAAGTGTTAACTGGTGCCCACTGGGGACACACAGGCCGCAAAAGTGTGCCTTGAGACTGCCACAGCTCTCAGGTGAGAGAGGGCACCCAGTGCCACAGGTGCACAGAGAAGATTAACCACACGGGCACCAGCAGTGGGCACTGCACTCTAGAAGCCCAAGGCGATGAACCTAAGACGCTGGGGGGACCAGAAGCCTTAGCCCCAAGGGCCGTCACTGTGTCCACAGAGGGGATTTCTGTTGTGTCCAGGAAGTCCTCAACCCAAGCTGACGGGAGACATGATGCATGGGCTCAATGCTAAGAGGACCGGCCCCACTTCTGCGGGCTATGGTCTGACAGAAGCCATCCTCACTCCTGCCCCTCAGCTAGAGCCTTCTGAGCACCGGGCACGCCTGCACTGgcctgcacacagcacacacgaaGGCTGGCTGATAGTGGGCAGGGAGTGGGCAGTACAGGGGCAGACGTCTGACGCTGGAACTTAACTATCAGACAGAGTGGACAGtgggtagagaaagaaaaatgggcaCTTGAGCCAGCACCCTGGGGAAAGAAACTTTCAGGAAGGCCTGTGAGCCTCTCGGAGGAAGCAAGGCTCACTGTGCAAATGGAATATGACCAGGCTGACAAAAGAAGACAGGGCCTGAAGGCTAGCAGGAGGCCCAGAGGACACTAACGCATACGGTGCTCTCACTGCAGGCCACACAGTGCATCCGCTGGAGGCCAGGCCAGGAGGGTCCAAACAGAAAAGCGAGCACTATCCGAACCACAGTTCAGTGACCCGAGAGAGAAAACTGCAGTTCGCACTCAGGGCAAGGGGCCAAGCTCTCTGTGGGGAGTGTCAGGGAGTTCCTAGAGGTCTGAAGGCAGATGCTGGAGACCACATAAACCTTCCATGATCCTCCACCTGCAGCCCGCTGGCACAGAAAAGGCCTCCAGTCAGGGTCGATACAGAATATGTTGCCCAAGGAAGTCAAATGGGAAAGTCCGGACGAAAGTCCCGCTGGCCAGGGACACCACCAGACAAAACGTAAGATGACAATCTGTTTCCTTGTTCGTCACAGGGCTGGGGCTCAGTGACATTCAACGTAACTATTCCATATGCCAGAAGTCCCACTGTGTGGCAGTCATACAGCCCACAGAGAGTAACAGCAAAGTCCGCCAGCCATGCGTACTGGCCGACACGCGGCCCTCCCGACACGCGGTGTCTTACCTTCATTGTGTCAATCTTCCCCTTGACTTGCTCATTTTTAGCCAGAGCCCTCTCCAGGCACTCTTTGGTGTAGAGCTGGGGATTTCGACCTTGATCAATGTATCTGCAAACAAGAACATCTCCGTCAACTCAGCTGACTCACCTAACTTTTCTGGAAAGTAGAcaaggaccaaaaaaaaaaaaaaagaaaaaaaaaaaaaaagtccagtagGCACGCCTTCCCTGTCTAGGAAGCAGCTCTTACATTTAGAACTAAGTCCTCATAGTTCTCCAAGCATGCACCTCTATTTCTAGCAGCCCACGAGGCAAGAAATGATCACTAGGCACCCAGACAGCACAAGCCATGCGCCCCCTTACATCTATCTGTACAGCACTCACCACTCACAACGCATGTgcataaagaagaaacaaatgcacACGGGCTTCTGCCCTTCGGGTCCTCAAACAGCGCGTATGATAAAGATGTGCTTGAGTGTGGTGCAGCTCAGGCCTGTGACATGGAGCCTGACTGCtcacatgctgtgtgtgtggggaggtggggggggtaCGGGAGGGACACCCAGCGTCCATTTGGTGGAGATGGTGTTCTCAATACACTGCCTTAAACACACCCCAGTGACCTAATGCAGCACAGTGTTTCTCTCCAGCGATTGCAAGACAATACAACTACCCTGACAGCGTTAACATGCTTAGCCAAAATGCCATCATACCCTGAGTCATGAAATCCACTGCCCGCCATATGCAGATTTTACCAAGGACAGACTACCTGGCTAGTTCTGCACAGTGGATAAATCTGAATCATTCAGCTACATTCAGGTTAATACTCATTAAGCTGGCCTTTATAACAAACAGCCAAAATACCAAATTTCTAGAATTTGCGTTTCAGTTTGGTGCTTTTGTAGTAATGTAAAGAAAGCAGCAGATTCCGGTGACTTCTAAGCAGATGCATTTCGAACAGAAGAGCATGAAAAGGTGCCATCCGCGTGTGTTGCGTAAGCAAGCGGCTCCTCATATTTTGTATTATCGCTCACACACaactcttattttgtttgtttttgttttcaagacaggatttctctgtgtagccctggctgtcctggaactctctgtagaccagactggcctcaaactcacgagagccacctgcctctgcccccacgtGCTGGGATCAGCCTGTCCACCACCCCCCCACGCCACAGCTCTTTAATTCATAAACTATGAGCCTTCTCTCCACTGAACTCAGAAACCTGTTTTTCTATACTCCATTTTCAACAACACAAGCCTGGGGTGACACCCTTTTTTAAGCCCACTTGTTCACTACATCCCATGAGACAGGCATTCCTGTCTGCTTTTCTCACACGCCACCCTCAAGCCCACATCCAGAGCCAGCAGAGACCCACAGCGGTACTCACTCAAAGACATCCAGAGGCACCATGATATCGTGCAGCTGCTGTCTGCACTTGTCTATGTCCTGTAAGCCCGTGACAATAAAGTTCCTGGGGAATGAGCAGAGGGGTGTGCGGTTAGCTCTGACGACAGCACAGGCACAacccacacacagcacagctCACGGGGTTTCAAGTCACAGTGGTTAAAATGGCAAGGTTGGAGATACTGGGGCAGATAACCGAGGAGACAGCGGGGTACAAGAAAGCCACACTAACTAGATAAGAGagagacagggccctgggaacagcACAAAGCCGGTCTCAGCAGGCTCGGGTCTAGGCAATGCTCCAGTTTGCCTGCATCCCACAAAGCCCTCCCTGAAGAGGAGTGCAAAATATCACTGCCCTCTACTCTGGTAATCACCTAGCCTTGCCCTCAGCTATAACAGACTCAACTGTGAATACTGTGGGTAAGGATGGCTTCCAGGGCAGTCTCCCATTCCAGAACAGGGACCAGGGGGGTGAGGGATCAGAGCAGATTTCCAGGTCCAGACACTAGAGGCAGGCCTTGCCTTTCTGCTGAGTCAGGAGACCCCTGCCACCCTCAAGAGGCTGCTGTGCAGCTCACACCTGAACCCTCAATTGCCACCAGATTCGGATGATACCTTTAGACTTAATACCCTCAATAATTTTCCTTCTAAACTCAGGATGGAGGTAAAGAAAGAGCAAAGTTTTCGAGAACACATGTTGTCTGAATGGGCTTTCAGGGCAGGCAGCATGGAGCAGTGGGCTCCAGCTTGAGTAGAGGACCCATGGTCTGCAAGCTAGAAATCCACCCCTCCTGAGTTGACCCTCAGCCCCTCCCAGAGTCACCCTCCACCACCTAGCTGCGCTATACGGCGGTGAGGCCCgctcttaaatattttgtttccctGTCCGGCATTCCAAAACCAGGCTGCACGACCAGCACAAAGATactgctgggagaaaaaaataaaatcaaccctCTGTGCCTTCTTCCACAGCCAGGCCTATGCAGCAGGTGGCTCTAGGCCCTCGGGAGGAGCTTGCTCCTCTTTAACTTAGAGGAGTGGACTCAGCCTCGCCGGTGGGATGGGGCGGGATTGGGTGGGGATGGAATGCTCCCAGCCTCCCCggtaggatggggtgggggagggctgagGTGTGGTGGGGTGGACGGTGTGGCCCCAGCCTGCCCCGTAGGGTCACAGTGGTGCcggcctctgcccccccccccccccccgcagtgaAGTCAGGATGGAGCTACCCCACCGTGGAGTCCGGATAGAGCCGCCGCCCCTGCACGGTCCACCGACCACACCAACAGGCCCTAGTGGGGTCCCCAGGCCAGCGGCAGGGGCTCCGCACAGAGGCGCCGACGCCCGCCCCGCCTGCACTCACAGTTTCTGGCTGAGCCCCGCCTGGCTGCTGGGCTGGAAGTCGCTGACGATGATGCCGAGCTGCCGAATGTTCTCCACGAAC
This genomic interval carries:
- the Med10 gene encoding mediator of RNA polymerase II transcription subunit 10 — translated: MAEKFDHLEEHLEKFVENIRQLGIIVSDFQPSSQAGLSQKLNFIVTGLQDIDKCRQQLHDIMVPLDVFEYIDQGRNPQLYTKECLERALAKNEQVKGKIDTMKKFKSLLIQELSKVFPEDMAKYRSIRGEDHPPS